TAGAAGACGTATTTGGAGCTAAATGATGCATTTTCGCACCAGCATCCTGCAATTGTCCTCTTCCTGCTAAAGCAATAGAAAGCGTGTTTCCACGTGCGCCTTCTCCTTTAAGAAGGATAGAAGGATATTTCATGGTTAATTTAGAACCAATATTTCCGTCAATCCATTCCATCGTTGCATTCGCATCACATACTGCACGTTTGGTAACAAGGTTATACACATTGTTTGCCCAGTTTTGGATGGTTGTATAACGGCAATAGCCATCTTTCTTCACAATAATTTCTACTACTGCACTGTGAAGAGAGTTTGTTGTATAAACCGGTGCTGTACAACCCTCTACATAGTGTACAGATGCGCCTTCATCTACAATAATCAACGTACGTTCAAACTGTCCCATATTTTCAGAATTGATACGGAAGTAAGCTTGTAACGGCGTGGTTGCCTCTACGCCTTTTGGTACGTAGATAAAGGAACCACCGGACCATACTGCAGAGTTTAATGCAGCAAATTTATTGTCTGCATATGGAATAACGGTCCCAAAATACTCTTTAAACAGTTCTTCATTTTCTTTCAATGCTGTATCCGTATCTTTAAACACGATACCGAGCTCTTGAAGATCTTCTTTTAGGCTGTGGTAAACAACTTCTGATTCATACTGTGCAGAAACACCAGCAAGATATTTTTGCTCCGCTTCCGGGATACCTAATTTATCAAACGTCTGCTTGATTTCTTCAGGTACTTCATCCCATGTTCTACCTTGTTTCTCAGAAGGTTTTACATAATAAACAATCTCATCGAAGTCTAATCCGGTAAGGTCTCCACCCCATTGCGGCATTGGACGGTTATAAAAATGTTCCAGTGCTTTCAAACGATAGTCGAGCATCCACTCCGGCTCTTCCTTCATTTTTGAAATTTCTTTTACCACATTTGACGTTAACCCTTTTTCGGTACGGAAAATGGATACATCTTTGTCGTGAAATCCATATTTATACTCATCTATTTCCGGCATATTTTTTGCCATTGTTGATAACCTCCCTCTGACAGAATAAAAAATTCTGTCTTATTCATCGTGCACGCCCTTTTCCATGGCTTTCCAAGCAAGGGTAGCACATTTTATACGTGCAGGAAATTTGGAAACTCCCTGAAGTGCTTCAATATCACCCATCTCTTCTGAGTCAACATCGTGTCCTAACATCATTTCAGAAAAGTTTTCGGACATTTTTAACGCTGCTTCCACTTCCATTCCTTTAATTGCCTGTGTCATCATTGATGCGGATGCCATACTAATCGAACATCCTTCTCCTTGGAACTTCGCATCCTTTACAATTCCATCTTCAACGTCTAACTGTAATTGAATACGATCTCCGCAGGTCGGGTTATTCATATCCACCGTAACAGATTCTTCATCTAGAGCTCCTTTGTTACGCGGATTTTTGTAATGGTCCATAATAACTTGTCTATAAAGTGTATCGAGGTTATTCAAAGCCATTCCCAAAATACTCCTTTGTCTTTACCAGCCCGGATACTAAAAGATCAATATCCTCTTTCGTATTATAGAGATAGAAACTGGCTCTTGCAGTAGCTACTACATCTAACCACTTCATTAAAGGCTGTGCACAATGATGCCCTGCCCGTACAGCGATTCCTTCCATGTCCAGAACGGTTGCTGCATCATGGGGATGAACTTCATCCAAATTAAATGTAATCAGTCCAGCCCGATTCTGAGGTCCATAGATTTGGATACCATCTATTGTTTGCATCTGACCTAAAGCGTAGGTTGCCAGTTCTTTCTCATGAGCCAGTATATCATCTTGGCCGATTTCATTCAGGAAGTCGATTGCTGCCGCAAGCCCTATCGCTCCGGCAATAACAGGAGTACCACCTTCAAATTTCCAAGGCAGCTCTTTCCATGTAGAATCATATAAATCTACAAAATCAATCATTTCCCCGCCAAATTCTATCGGCTCCATATTTTCTAATAGTTCCTGTTTTCCATACAGAACACCAATACCAGTCGGTCCACACATTTTATGACCGGAGAATGCATAAAAATCGCAATCGATATCCTGTACATCTACTTTAACATGTGGAGCTCCTTGTGCACCATCAACAACCATTACAGCACCGTGTTGATGTGCAATTGCTGTTATTTCTTTTATTGGATTAATCGTTCCCAGCACATTAGAAACATGCGTTACGGCAACGATTTTTGTTTTATCATTTACTGTATTCTTTACATCATCTAATGAAATAGTACCATCTTCTTGTAATGGCAGATACACCAGACGGGCTCCTGTTGCTTTTGCAGCCTGCTGCCAAGGTATCAAATTACTGTGATGCTCCATTGGTGTAATAACTATTTCATCATCCGGGCCGACATTATCTCTGGCATAACTGGATGCCACCAGATTCAGACCCGCTGTTGTTCCCCGGTTAAAGATAATTTCTCTTGCATGTTTTGCATTGATAAACTCCCGAACCTTTTCACGTGCCCCTTCATATTGATCGGTTGCTCTTGAGCCGAGCGTATGCACGCCGCGATGAACATTGGAATTATTATATTTATAATAATCATTCACCGCTTCGATCACCTGCACCGGTTTTTGCGACGTTGCAGAAGAATCCAGGTACACTAACGGATGCCCGTTTACTTCCTGTTGAAGAATTGGAAATTGTTCCTTAACGGCTTTTACATCCATTAATAAACTTTCCTTTCAATGACTTGGATTAATTGTTTCCGTACAGACTCAATTGGAAGCTGTGCAACCACTGGAGCTAAGAAACCATGAATCACCAGACGTTCTGCTTCTTCACGCTCAAGTCCTCTACTCATTAGATAGTACATTTGCAGCGGATCCACACGGCCTACAGAAGCTGCGTGACCTGCTGTTACGTCATCTTCATCAATAAGAAGGATCGGGTTGGCATCGCCACGGGATTTTTCACTTAACATCAATACACGGGACTCTTGCTCGGAATTCGCTTTTGTTCCACCATGTTCAATTTTACCGATGGCATTAAAAATAGTCGATGCAGCACCCTTCATAACACCACGTTGTAAAATATACCCTTCTGTTGCTTTA
The nucleotide sequence above comes from Oceanobacillus timonensis. Encoded proteins:
- the sufU gene encoding Fe-S cluster assembly sulfur transfer protein SufU, with translation MALNNLDTLYRQVIMDHYKNPRNKGALDEESVTVDMNNPTCGDRIQLQLDVEDGIVKDAKFQGEGCSISMASASMMTQAIKGMEVEAALKMSENFSEMMLGHDVDSEEMGDIEALQGVSKFPARIKCATLAWKAMEKGVHDE
- a CDS encoding cysteine desulfurase; amino-acid sequence: MDVKAVKEQFPILQQEVNGHPLVYLDSSATSQKPVQVIEAVNDYYKYNNSNVHRGVHTLGSRATDQYEGAREKVREFINAKHAREIIFNRGTTAGLNLVASSYARDNVGPDDEIVITPMEHHSNLIPWQQAAKATGARLVYLPLQEDGTISLDDVKNTVNDKTKIVAVTHVSNVLGTINPIKEITAIAHQHGAVMVVDGAQGAPHVKVDVQDIDCDFYAFSGHKMCGPTGIGVLYGKQELLENMEPIEFGGEMIDFVDLYDSTWKELPWKFEGGTPVIAGAIGLAAAIDFLNEIGQDDILAHEKELATYALGQMQTIDGIQIYGPQNRAGLITFNLDEVHPHDAATVLDMEGIAVRAGHHCAQPLMKWLDVVATARASFYLYNTKEDIDLLVSGLVKTKEYFGNGFE
- the sufB gene encoding Fe-S cluster assembly protein SufB, which gives rise to MAKNMPEIDEYKYGFHDKDVSIFRTEKGLTSNVVKEISKMKEEPEWMLDYRLKALEHFYNRPMPQWGGDLTGLDFDEIVYYVKPSEKQGRTWDEVPEEIKQTFDKLGIPEAEQKYLAGVSAQYESEVVYHSLKEDLQELGIVFKDTDTALKENEELFKEYFGTVIPYADNKFAALNSAVWSGGSFIYVPKGVEATTPLQAYFRINSENMGQFERTLIIVDEGASVHYVEGCTAPVYTTNSLHSAVVEIIVKKDGYCRYTTIQNWANNVYNLVTKRAVCDANATMEWIDGNIGSKLTMKYPSILLKGEGARGNTLSIALAGRGQLQDAGAKMHHLAPNTSSTIVSKSISKQGGKVSYRGLVHFGRKAEGARSNIECDTLIMDNESTSDTIPYNEILNDNISLEHEAKVSKVSEEQLFYLMSRGLSEEEATEMIVMGFIEPFTKELPMEYAVEMNRLISFEMEGSIG